A single genomic interval of Stieleria maiorica harbors:
- a CDS encoding Fpg/Nei family DNA glycosylase has product MPELPEVETMCRGVLPIVGHRIVAAERPPCGRKPILFQPAIAQFDRRVRDRRITGIDRLGKRVIIELEDDQAIVIEPRMTGLVLLADPPGPEHLRLRLTLAGDRCEEMLFWDRRGLGTVRLLTAEQLRREVRDRLGPDATKITAEQLREGLRHSRRVIKVGLLDQAAVAGIGNLYAAEILFVAGVDPRTRCDKLSRPQWQRIHAGIGLVLGEAIEHEGSTLSDGTYRNALNNEGSYQNYHRVYDRAGLGCGRCRAGVIRRIVQAQRSTFFCPICQRKTGQHASVGRIEVSPAAGRTVQS; this is encoded by the coding sequence ATGCCGGAATTGCCTGAAGTCGAAACGATGTGTCGTGGGGTGTTGCCGATCGTGGGGCATCGGATCGTCGCCGCCGAGCGTCCGCCCTGCGGACGCAAACCGATTTTGTTTCAGCCAGCGATCGCCCAGTTCGATCGCCGCGTCCGCGACCGCCGGATCACCGGGATCGACCGGCTGGGAAAACGGGTGATCATCGAGCTGGAAGACGACCAGGCGATCGTGATCGAGCCACGGATGACGGGTTTGGTGCTGCTGGCGGACCCGCCGGGGCCGGAGCACTTGCGATTGAGACTGACCCTGGCGGGGGATCGCTGCGAGGAAATGCTGTTTTGGGACCGTCGCGGGCTGGGCACGGTGCGGTTGTTGACGGCGGAACAATTGCGGCGCGAGGTCCGCGACCGACTGGGGCCCGATGCGACCAAAATCACCGCGGAGCAACTGCGTGAGGGTCTGCGGCACAGTCGCCGCGTGATCAAAGTCGGCCTGCTGGACCAGGCGGCCGTGGCGGGCATCGGAAACCTGTACGCGGCGGAGATTCTATTTGTCGCCGGCGTCGATCCACGCACCCGCTGCGACAAGCTCAGCCGGCCGCAGTGGCAACGGATCCACGCCGGAATCGGATTGGTGCTGGGCGAGGCGATCGAGCACGAGGGCAGCACGCTTTCCGACGGAACCTACCGTAACGCGCTCAACAACGAGGGCAGCTATCAGAACTACCATCGGGTCTACGACCGGGCCGGATTGGGGTGTGGACGCTGCCGGGCGGGTGTGATTCGCCGAATCGTCCAAGCCCAGCGGAGCACGTTTTTTTGCCCGATTTGTCAGCGGAAAACGGGGCAACACGCGTCGGTCGGTCGAATCGAAGTTTCGCCCGCCGCGGGTCGCACGGTACAATCATAA
- a CDS encoding DUF429 domain-containing protein, translated as MLPYFKFIIFPRSSKLVNATNSRPKRFRRIDDAAIGTVMGVDYSGAAQSGRTAWIAELAAAGPLRVADDEPSFRLASLHPLGRLAGGDDRDSVNRYLVDRIASQSKTFWGCDFPFGLPIELNIGDWQDQLSHASEFDGSAKEFGQSLVERTEQVLGTKHVRRTTDRETQTPFDCYHYRIIYQTFHGMRDVLAELVAHRNVVVLPFQYDQAGRGVASSILVEACPSSTLKRLELPHQRYKQSGGKPPEDTHKRTRRTILKTVSKYVQISPHRRRVIMNDPGGDALDAVLAGLGAWLGVARADHHAIQAHPRYRREGFVYC; from the coding sequence ATGCTTCCGTATTTCAAGTTCATCATCTTCCCCCGGTCATCCAAATTGGTCAACGCGACGAACTCCCGCCCAAAGCGATTCCGCCGGATTGACGATGCCGCGATCGGCACGGTGATGGGAGTCGACTACAGCGGTGCGGCCCAGTCCGGGAGAACGGCGTGGATCGCGGAATTAGCCGCTGCCGGACCGCTGCGGGTGGCTGACGATGAACCGAGTTTCCGGCTCGCGTCCTTGCATCCACTGGGCCGGTTGGCCGGTGGCGACGACCGCGACAGCGTCAACCGCTACTTGGTCGACCGCATTGCATCGCAATCGAAAACGTTTTGGGGGTGCGATTTTCCGTTCGGATTACCGATCGAGTTGAACATCGGCGACTGGCAGGATCAATTGTCGCACGCCAGCGAGTTCGACGGTTCGGCCAAGGAATTCGGCCAGTCGCTGGTTGAGCGGACCGAGCAGGTGTTGGGGACCAAACACGTTCGCCGCACCACGGATCGGGAAACGCAAACGCCGTTTGATTGTTACCACTATCGGATCATCTACCAGACGTTCCACGGCATGCGGGACGTGTTGGCCGAGTTGGTCGCCCATCGCAATGTCGTCGTGTTGCCGTTTCAATATGACCAAGCGGGCCGCGGCGTGGCATCCTCGATCCTGGTCGAAGCATGTCCGTCGTCGACCCTGAAGCGATTGGAATTGCCGCACCAGCGTTACAAGCAGTCTGGTGGGAAGCCGCCAGAAGACACGCACAAGCGGACGCGACGAACGATCTTGAAGACGGTTTCGAAATACGTCCAGATCTCGCCGCATCGACGACGGGTGATCATGAACGATCCCGGCGGCGATGCACTCGATGCGGTGCTGGCGGGGCTGGGAGCGTGGTTGGGGGTGGCGCGAGCCGACCATCACGCGATCCAGGCCCACCCGCGTTATCGGCGCGAGGGGTTTGTGTATTGTTGA
- the trpB gene encoding tryptophan synthase subunit beta has protein sequence MSSAPSRSPATASVPDERGRFGDFGGRFVPETLTRALDQLAQEYELAKKDASFQQELDGLLKTFVGRPSPFYHARRLSEAAGGAQIWLKREDLNHTGAHKINNTLGQALLTLRMGKTRVIAETGAGQHGVATATACAHFGLPCTVYMGSEDIRRQKPNVFSMRLMGATISPVESGSRTLRDAVNEAMRDWMASVEHTHYIIGSVIGPHPFPMMVRDFQAVIGREARDQSLEVFGKLPDCVVACVGGGSNAAGMFYPFIEDDGVRLVGVEAGGRGSNPGDHAAPMSFGSPGVLHGSYSYVMQDEDGQTCDVHSMSAGLDYPGVGPEHSYWKDTGRVDYIQCGDAEAMDAFDKLARSEGIIAALESSHALAKAMKLAAEMPKSENLVVCLSGRGDKDAMEIARLRGEDY, from the coding sequence ATGAGCAGTGCTCCTTCCCGATCACCCGCCACCGCATCCGTCCCAGACGAAAGAGGCCGATTCGGCGATTTCGGCGGCCGATTCGTCCCCGAAACGCTGACCCGGGCACTCGATCAATTGGCCCAGGAATACGAACTGGCCAAGAAAGATGCGAGCTTTCAGCAGGAACTGGACGGATTGCTGAAAACCTTCGTCGGACGCCCCAGCCCGTTTTACCATGCCCGACGGCTGTCCGAGGCCGCCGGGGGGGCCCAGATCTGGCTCAAACGAGAAGACCTGAATCACACCGGGGCGCACAAGATCAACAACACGCTTGGCCAGGCCTTGTTGACCTTGCGCATGGGCAAGACGCGTGTGATCGCCGAGACCGGCGCCGGCCAACACGGCGTGGCCACCGCGACCGCCTGCGCCCACTTCGGGCTGCCCTGCACAGTCTACATGGGGTCCGAAGACATTCGCCGGCAAAAGCCCAACGTGTTCAGCATGCGGCTGATGGGAGCGACGATCAGCCCCGTCGAATCCGGTTCGCGGACGTTGCGGGACGCCGTCAACGAAGCGATGCGTGACTGGATGGCCTCGGTCGAGCACACCCACTACATCATCGGCAGCGTGATCGGCCCCCATCCGTTCCCGATGATGGTCCGCGATTTCCAGGCCGTCATCGGACGCGAAGCACGCGATCAATCGCTCGAGGTGTTCGGCAAACTGCCCGATTGTGTCGTCGCCTGTGTCGGCGGTGGCAGCAACGCCGCCGGCATGTTCTATCCCTTCATCGAAGACGACGGCGTGCGGTTGGTCGGCGTCGAAGCCGGCGGCCGCGGCAGCAATCCCGGCGATCACGCCGCCCCGATGTCCTTCGGATCGCCCGGCGTGCTGCACGGCAGCTACAGCTATGTGATGCAAGACGAAGACGGCCAAACCTGCGACGTGCACAGCATGAGTGCCGGACTGGACTACCCCGGCGTCGGCCCCGAACACAGTTACTGGAAAGATACCGGCCGCGTCGATTACATCCAGTGCGGCGACGCCGAGGCCATGGACGCGTTTGATAAACTGGCCCGCAGCGAAGGCATCATCGCCGCCCTGGAATCCAGCCACGCGTTGGCCAAGGCGATGAAGCTGGCCGCCGAAATGCCCAAAAGCGAGAACTTGGTCGTGTGCCTGTCCGGACGCGGCGACAAGGACGCCATGGAAATCGCCCGATTGCGTGGCGAAGATTATTAG
- a CDS encoding metal-dependent hydrolase has protein sequence MIKLTWLSHASWLIETKDARILLDPFFADNPKAEAKAEDFPDVTHVLVSHGHADHVGDVASVVKHSGAQLIATWEIAEWFKKNHGFENVVAMNVGGNVPIGDGTAKMVPALHSSSLPDGSYGGSAAGFLLKFETFRVYFACDTAYYHDMKWYAGGADVAVVPIGDLFTMGIHDSIEAIKLIEPRVVLPTHYNTWPPIEQDAAAWANKVTAETDAKPVVLKVGQSHTLELVRGL, from the coding sequence ATGATCAAACTCACCTGGCTCTCCCACGCAAGCTGGCTGATCGAAACTAAAGATGCACGGATCTTGCTGGATCCGTTTTTTGCCGATAACCCGAAAGCCGAAGCCAAAGCGGAAGATTTCCCCGACGTCACGCACGTGCTGGTTTCGCACGGTCACGCCGATCACGTCGGCGACGTCGCTTCGGTGGTCAAACACTCCGGCGCCCAATTGATCGCGACCTGGGAGATCGCCGAATGGTTCAAAAAGAACCACGGCTTCGAAAATGTGGTGGCGATGAACGTCGGCGGCAACGTCCCGATCGGTGACGGGACCGCCAAGATGGTTCCCGCACTGCACAGCAGCAGCCTGCCGGACGGATCCTACGGCGGTTCGGCCGCCGGATTCCTGCTCAAGTTCGAGACCTTCCGCGTCTACTTTGCCTGCGACACGGCCTACTACCACGACATGAAATGGTACGCCGGTGGGGCGGACGTCGCCGTCGTGCCGATCGGAGACCTGTTCACGATGGGCATCCACGACAGCATCGAAGCGATCAAGTTGATCGAACCCCGCGTCGTGCTGCCGACCCACTACAACACCTGGCCGCCGATCGAACAAGACGCCGCGGCCTGGGCCAACAAGGTGACCGCCGAAACCGACGCCAAACCCGTTGTCCTGAAAGTCGGCCAATCCCACACCCTGGAGTTGGTCCGGGGCCTGTAG
- a CDS encoding Rieske (2Fe-2S) protein — protein sequence MSEFESVGKVDDFEIGRGKAVPIEGRMVAVFRQEDGSWYAIDDLCPHMGASLAEGHVEGTTVTCPWHAWRFCIADGTWEDNPRVKTDCFEVKVEGEEVFVRELEQE from the coding sequence GTGAGCGAATTTGAATCAGTGGGGAAGGTGGACGATTTCGAGATCGGCCGCGGAAAAGCCGTCCCGATCGAGGGCCGGATGGTGGCCGTGTTTCGCCAGGAAGATGGCAGTTGGTACGCGATCGATGACCTCTGCCCCCACATGGGGGCTTCCCTGGCCGAGGGGCATGTCGAGGGGACGACGGTCACCTGCCCCTGGCATGCCTGGCGATTTTGCATCGCCGATGGAACCTGGGAAGACAACCCGCGGGTGAAGACCGACTGCTTTGAGGTCAAGGTCGAAGGCGAGGAGGTGTTCGTCCGCGAGCTTGAGCAGGAGTGA
- a CDS encoding TIGR03960 family B12-binding radical SAM protein, producing MINHQRRKLLESRVWPHVQTPAQYVGGERNIIVKDHRGLRGKLAVGFPDAYTIGMSHHGLQVLYSLMNRRDDWCAERVFTPWPDMEQLLRQHDIPLYTLETFTALSEFDVVGLSLQYEISSPNVLTMIDLGGIPLESVDRTMNDPLLVAGGPCCQNPEPMADYFDVMITGDGEPALPDVCDLWLEIKESYRRDDGTLPDGEEGKRQRSDALAKVANTLDYAYVPRFYEPAYKDGRIVSLERLREDVPTTFAPSVISDLDGIPLPVEPIVPYIECVHDRIALEIMRGCPHLCRFCQSTVIKRPLRIREVDTIVDAAWQSYLNTGHNEISILSLSSSDYPHFEPLVKRLHEVFKPLGVNISVPSLRVNDQLRSLPQLIGTDRRSSLTLAPEVARDDMREQIRKKIKNSDLIEGCRNAFQNGFDSVKLYFMCGLPGERPVDLDGIVDLAETIATVGKEVKGRYARVTASVSNFVPKAHTPYQWNGMQSREYFHWAHKYMWSRRKIRSVNIKCHNIETSLLEGVLSRGDRRTGKAIRLAWERGARMDGWTEHLDPDRWWSAIEDAGIDVQQQVHDKYDLLDKLPWDHVNVKFGRAYLEKEQGRATVQLQALAEAT from the coding sequence ATGATCAACCACCAGCGACGCAAACTGCTCGAATCCCGCGTTTGGCCGCACGTTCAGACCCCCGCGCAATACGTCGGCGGCGAACGCAACATCATCGTCAAAGACCATCGCGGCCTGCGTGGAAAACTGGCCGTCGGGTTTCCCGACGCCTACACGATCGGGATGAGCCACCACGGATTGCAGGTGCTGTACTCGCTGATGAACCGCCGCGACGACTGGTGTGCCGAGCGTGTGTTCACCCCCTGGCCGGACATGGAGCAATTGCTCCGCCAGCACGACATCCCGCTGTACACCCTGGAAACCTTCACCGCGCTGTCGGAATTTGACGTCGTCGGGTTGAGCCTGCAGTACGAGATCAGCTCGCCGAACGTGTTGACGATGATCGACCTGGGCGGCATCCCGCTGGAATCGGTCGACCGCACGATGAACGACCCGCTGTTGGTCGCCGGCGGCCCCTGCTGTCAAAACCCCGAACCGATGGCCGACTACTTTGACGTCATGATCACCGGCGACGGCGAACCGGCCCTGCCGGACGTCTGCGACCTGTGGCTGGAAATCAAAGAGAGCTATCGCCGCGACGACGGCACGTTGCCCGACGGGGAAGAAGGCAAACGCCAGCGAAGCGATGCCCTGGCCAAAGTCGCCAACACGCTCGATTACGCCTACGTGCCGCGGTTCTACGAGCCGGCCTACAAAGACGGCCGGATCGTATCGCTCGAGCGGCTGCGCGAGGACGTCCCCACCACGTTTGCCCCCAGCGTGATCAGCGATTTGGACGGCATCCCGTTGCCGGTCGAGCCGATCGTGCCCTACATCGAATGTGTGCACGACCGCATCGCCTTGGAAATCATGCGTGGCTGTCCGCACCTGTGCCGGTTCTGCCAAAGCACGGTGATCAAACGCCCCTTGCGGATCCGCGAAGTCGACACGATCGTCGATGCCGCCTGGCAAAGTTATCTGAACACCGGCCACAACGAAATCAGCATCCTCTCGCTCTCCAGCAGCGACTACCCGCATTTCGAACCGCTGGTCAAACGGCTGCACGAAGTCTTTAAGCCGCTCGGCGTGAACATCAGCGTGCCCAGTTTGCGCGTCAACGATCAATTGCGATCGCTGCCACAACTGATCGGCACCGACCGACGCAGCTCGTTAACACTCGCACCGGAAGTCGCACGCGATGACATGCGTGAACAGATTCGCAAGAAGATCAAGAACAGCGACCTGATCGAAGGCTGTCGCAACGCGTTCCAAAACGGATTCGATAGCGTCAAACTGTACTTCATGTGTGGATTGCCCGGCGAACGACCGGTCGACCTGGACGGCATCGTCGACTTGGCGGAAACCATCGCCACGGTCGGCAAAGAAGTCAAAGGCCGCTACGCCCGCGTCACCGCCAGCGTGTCCAACTTTGTTCCCAAAGCCCACACGCCCTACCAGTGGAACGGCATGCAAAGCCGCGAGTATTTCCACTGGGCCCACAAGTACATGTGGAGTCGGCGAAAAATACGCAGCGTCAACATCAAGTGCCACAACATCGAAACCAGTCTGCTCGAAGGCGTGCTCAGCCGCGGTGATCGACGCACCGGCAAAGCGATCCGATTGGCCTGGGAGCGTGGGGCACGCATGGACGGCTGGACCGAGCACCTGGATCCCGATCGCTGGTGGTCGGCGATCGAAGACGCCGGCATCGACGTCCAACAGCAAGTCCACGACAAATATGACCTGCTGGACAAGTTGCCCTGGGACCACGTCAACGTCAAATTCGGACGCGCCTACCTGGAAAAAGAGCAGGGCAGGGCAACCGTCCAACTCCAAGCCCTCGCCGAAGCAACGTAA
- a CDS encoding cation diffusion facilitator family transporter encodes MSLSPPRDEASIAVRDRVYVDAKRAALWGLTSNAVLVIVKLVGGLLLRSSALIADAVNSIGDVTSSVVVRAALHIAEQEEDDDHPYGHTKAESIAGFGVSLLVMFGAGILTIETIHGFSEEPEIPHWSAGVVAAVCSLIKEALFRYTSQVAKRLDSAALRATALDHRSDALGSGAIAISLFAAPSLGGFGPYVDPIAALCVCAMLIITSAKMFLAIAAELMDQQADAETVAKVRDIAAEVDQVKDTEKLRVRKSGLEYFIELHVQVDGQLSVDEGHRIGHEVKDRLLAKMPRVRDVHIHIEPWTD; translated from the coding sequence GTGTCGCTCAGTCCCCCACGAGACGAAGCATCCATTGCCGTTCGCGATCGCGTCTACGTCGACGCCAAGCGAGCTGCGCTTTGGGGCCTGACCAGCAACGCGGTGTTGGTGATCGTCAAGTTGGTCGGTGGGCTGTTATTGCGCAGTTCGGCGTTGATCGCCGATGCGGTCAACTCCATCGGCGACGTCACCAGTTCGGTCGTCGTCCGTGCCGCGCTGCACATCGCGGAACAGGAGGAAGACGACGATCATCCCTATGGGCACACCAAAGCCGAATCGATCGCCGGGTTCGGCGTCTCGCTGTTGGTCATGTTCGGGGCCGGGATTCTGACCATCGAGACGATTCACGGGTTTTCTGAGGAGCCGGAGATCCCACACTGGTCGGCCGGCGTGGTCGCAGCGGTTTGCAGCCTGATCAAGGAGGCGCTGTTCCGATACACGTCTCAGGTGGCCAAGCGACTCGATTCGGCGGCCCTGCGTGCGACGGCGCTCGATCACCGCAGCGACGCGCTCGGCTCGGGGGCGATCGCGATCAGCTTGTTCGCCGCGCCCTCGCTGGGCGGCTTCGGTCCCTATGTCGATCCGATCGCGGCGCTGTGTGTTTGTGCCATGTTGATCATCACCAGCGCCAAGATGTTTCTGGCAATCGCCGCCGAGTTGATGGACCAGCAAGCGGATGCGGAAACGGTGGCCAAGGTCCGGGACATCGCGGCGGAGGTCGATCAGGTCAAAGACACCGAAAAGCTACGCGTGCGAAAGAGCGGATTGGAGTACTTCATCGAACTCCATGTTCAGGTCGACGGCCAGCTGAGTGTTGATGAAGGCCACCGCATCGGACACGAAGTCAAGGACCGATTGTTGGCGAAGATGCCACGGGTTCGAGACGTGCACATTCACATCGAACCGTGGACGGACTGA